The Engystomops pustulosus chromosome 4, aEngPut4.maternal, whole genome shotgun sequence genome contains a region encoding:
- the LOC140128816 gene encoding olfactory receptor 5B12-like translates to MDLGNGTPVTMFVFSGLTDNEKVIPLLFVFFSLVYAMALIGNIGIIALIYDTSRLHSPMYYFLGILALIDVFYSSIITPKLICDLFSVEKVISFNGCALQFFFYAALGGSENFLLSSMSYDRYVAICHPLHYMTIMTTKKCFLLVFLVFFVGFLQSSVQTSCTFTLQFCGSNLIDHFFCDVPQLLKLSCSDNIYCNMITVYIVGVGTIIPFLTILFSYILILSSVLRMTSPEAHKKAFSTCSSHLMCASVFYTTLFFNYLVPLPSTFTSNNKVASVFFAVVTPMLNPLVYTLRNQEIKRTIERIMCNPI, encoded by the coding sequence ATGGACCTTGGGAATGGGACACCAGTGACCATGTTTGTCTTCTCTGGACTGACGGACAATGAGAAGGTCATTCCTCTTCTTTTTGTCTTCTTCTCGCTTGTCTATGCTATGGCTCTGATCGGTAACATTGGGATCATAGCTCTGATCTATGACACCTCCAGGCTTCATTCACCCATGTATTACTTTTTGGGGATCCTCGCTCTGATAGACGTCTTCTATTCTTCCATCATTACTCCAAAACTGATTTGTGATCTTTTCTCTGTGGAGAAGGTCATCTCGTTCAATGGCTGTGCTCTCCAGTTCTTCTTCTACGCTGCTTTGGGAGGAAGTGAAAATTTCCTTCTGTCTTCCATGTCCTATGACCGCTATGTCGCCATCTGCCACCCGCTCCATTACATGACTATAATGACCACAAAGAAATGCTTCCTTCTGGTTTTTCTGGTTTTCTTTGTTGGCTTCTTACAGTCCTCGGTGCAGACCAGCTGTACATTTACTCTCCAGTTTTGTGGATCCAACCTCATAGACCACTTCTTCTGTGATGTCCCACAACTCCTCAAACTGTCCTGCTCTGATAACATCTACTGTAACATGATCACGGTGTATATTGTGGGTGTAGGTACTATCATACCATTCCTGACCATCTTATTCTCATACATACTcatcctgtcttctgtgttacgcATGACCTCTCCTGAGGCCCACAAGAAGGCCTTCAGCACGTGCTCCTCACACCTCATGTGCGCCTCAGTCTTTTATACAACCCTTTTCTTCAACTACTTAGTTCCTCTGCCTAGTACATTTACGAGCAACAACAAGGTGGCCTCAGTCTTCTTTGCAGTGGTGACCCCAATGTTAAATCCACTTGTCTACACTCTGAGGAACCAGGAGATAAAAAGGACCATCGAGCGAATTATGTGTAATCCTATATGA